Part of the Scylla paramamosain isolate STU-SP2022 chromosome 15, ASM3559412v1, whole genome shotgun sequence genome, TCAAGTAGAGATGAATGCACAGCCTGTAAATGTTATCAAGTGATCTACAAGTACCCATTCATTGGCCAGTGATGCTTAGCAGAAGTTAAAATCATCCTCATATCTGTACATATGGTAATCCTTCTTGTTTTCACAATAAATGTGACTCCTCATCTACTTTGTCAGTAGAAAACTGTATTGATCTACTATTCAACTATCCTCACATTTTAATGAATGCTTTGCAAAGATGTATGCACATGTTTTCTTACCTCTTTTTTAAataaaacgagaaggaagaaagcaacatgaaaattaaatataggaaaggaaaaatagcactaagaagaaaatatattgtaCCACTCCTCTTCTGATCAACAATTAATAAATATCGTAACTTTTGTACCTGAGGGAATGAGGTCCTTTATGCGGGAGTTGGTCTCTTTCTCAACTGCTGTATTTATCTCctgcctcacttcctcacttgcACCAAAGTCGACAGTTTTAGCAGTGCTTTGATACTTTTCTTTCAGGATTTTATCATACTGGCTCAGTAATGACAGATGGTTTGACACATAGGCCATGTTTGATGTGCGAAGTTCATAATCTCCAGCATCAGtctaaacaaagagaaaattcaAAAATTATTTCATCCTATTTCAATACTAAATAATGTTATGTGAaatgaagtaaacaaataaaaatgcaggcCAATCAGATCAACATCTTGAGAACATCCTTGATGATCCTATACTTACATTAACTCTCATTCATAATCCTCTTCAGAATTCAATTAAATTGTTCTTTATCATGTAGCTCAGTGAGACATCATTAGGTAAAAAATCTAACCTATGTAAATTGTATGAGCCTCCCTTTCAAAACAATCATGACAATATACTAATTACACTATGTCCTGCCCCACAACATTTCTCTAATGGGATTTCTCTACCTATATTAAGAAATGCTATATACAGACTATACATAAGCATTTCCttgcaaaagaaaattacttttcaTTACTTAGTAGGTTATCATCATAACACTAATGACAATGTTTTTATTACATGTTGAATTCCTATTTCAAAATCACAAACCTTCATATCAGACACAACATCCATAAATGCATCATGAACAACTTCTTTGTCATCACTCAGGTGCATAACAGAGCGCATTTCTTGTTCagtatttcctcctgctccaGCATATGTCATTCCTAAAGCTGTCATAATACTGAAGGGTGAGTAAAAGAGGTTGCCTGACTTCTTCTCAGCCAGTTTCTGTCaaaaaattaacagaaacatTAAGCATCTTTTATGATACTCAACTTATGAGCAATAAATAAACTTAGTAGCTAAATACTACATacaaagaaaactttttttgttttgttgtagcTTAAAAATTGTGATATACATTGTTTGAATACCACAGAATCATTTAAAACGACACATTTATGTACCATGAAAATTGTGAATACTTTAACAAAATGGACATACTTCTGCTAAATGCCTGGCATTCTGCCAGACAATACTCACTGTGTACAGATCACATGTAAATCTATTCTGGCTGGCAGCAAGGGAGGTAACTGCTTCATGATGTGCATAAGGAGGAAATGATGGTCCCCCAGACCGATGACTTCCTGATGCTCCACGGATCATGACTACAACAGAAGTACCGCCAGTAAGACCCTGTCAATGTATTATCCAAAGTTGTTAGTGATAAATAAGGAATGTATTATGATATGAATGGCTTTTTACAATATATGTATCTTTATGCAAATACTGAGTCATTAAAATGATCTGAAGAAAACTATGCACCATAAACCAAAGCTTCATGAGAAGGGACAAAGTGATGATAGGAAGTTTTTGTTTCtacaaaataaatgtttatttACAAATCTACTTCTGAAAATTGTCAAGGAAATATAATAGTAAAGATATTATATACTAATTGAACAATTTTGTTTGTAATCTTAGGCCTAGGACAGTAATGATAACTAACAGGACCTGTGGATGGTATGATCATTTAATTACTGCAACATCTGATGGGTACAtttaataggaggaggaagaggaggacaaagaagaaaatgagtagaatgatgatgatcatgatcaggaggaggaggaggaggaggaggaggaggaggaggaggaggaggaggtgtagaggACTTAGTCAAAATGTGTACATATAATACCaaggtgtagaagaggaggaggaggaggaggaagtgtagagGACTTAGTCAAAATGTGTAGATATAATGACACCAAGACATGACAcatggaggaacaaacaaatgaatggagaaaaaaaagataacaacaacaacaataataataataataataataataataataataataataataataatataaataataataataatgaatatatcTACACAATTATAGAGTAAGAACATCTAAAATGATTCTAACAGATTTCAATTAGAATAATGGTTAAATCACTGAATTTTTTACTAAGCTCATAATTTCTTTACTCTACTGAACTGAAATTAAGGTTAGATAATTAAGTAAAGCAATTTCATTCATAGGGATGTAGCAcattgagcattttttttttttttttacaaaactgCTGGTTTTCTCTGGCTTTGCAATGATTTAGCTGCTAAATTTACATTACACCAGGTGAGTAGCTAAATATACCTTAACAATAACATGTCGTGAGTGTAGTCTTCATGGGAATGCTAGTTGTTTTTAGCTTCAAATTATTATATTCAATGTTAAGGAACAGTACCATGATCAGAAAGAAAAGTTGTATagtcttaatatatatatatatatatatatatatatatatatatatatatatatatatatatatatatatatatatatatatatatatatatatatatatatatatatatatatatatatatatatatatatatatatatatatatatatatatatatatatatatatatatatatatatatatatatatatatatatattgcatctTGAAGTACAATTTGGATACCACATTACTAAGTCACGATTGAGTTATTTtcattatgagtgcttttactGACTTAACCAAGTACCAAAGTATGTACAGTCACTCATAAAAGTTTGTCGGGGGTACGTGAGCTGGCGCCTCTGCATTCCCCACCCCTTTCTACACGGAGAGTCAGCTAACGATGTGACGACGTACAAAACCCATACACACTAGCAGAACTGTGACTTTTGTGATAAGTAAGATAGGAATATGTGCGTCAATCATGTGTTATCTGCATCATATTGAGTTACATATTTAACGTTGtatatgataatgatatgaaGATTAGAGCCCTTTCGACACACATACGTGTGTGGATTCCTACGAACTTTTGAGTGACTTGTGATGTAATGCAAGTATCTTCACAACTGTTACCTTCAACTAACGCATGcacatttagaaaaaataattataacttTTTCTCTCCAGCTCTAAGCTCTTCCCTCATAACTCGTATTGCAACTGGACTAGAATAGTACCACTActgtgaaattctctctctctctctctctgtctctctctctctctctctctctctctctctgtgtgtgtgtgtgtgtgtgtgtatacagtaaatgagagagagagagagagagagagagagagagagagagagagagagagagagagagagagagagagattaggggcgtaaaaaaaaagtgacaggtgATAAGAGATAAGGCTAGCGTCTGATTACAGGTAAATGTACTCAATGTTAGGTAAGTATACGTACTCCTTAGAAGTTAATTACATACAACAATAAATCAAATTCTTGAATGATTATATCACACCACTTGATACAGAAAATAGAACAATAACACTTTCACAAGCGCACTAAcactacttatatatatatatatatatatatatatatatatatatatatatatatatatatatatatatatatatatatatatatatatatatatatatatatatatatatatatatatatatatatatatattaataaattaaattaaataaaattaataaatatattaataaaataaaattaaattaaattaataaatgcatAAACAATTCTTCGTTTCAAAGGGTGAGAATAAAGGGAAAACTGACAATATCAAATTGCATTCTACTGATCTAcgatatataaataataattcaAAAGATAGGATACTTATGTAAGTACTTATTTCATGCGTATTAATCTACGTCGTAACTCAAATTTAATACGCATTTCCATTTCTAAGTTAAATAGGTATTGCAGACGCGCGATTTCctgatttatctttttcctcccgACAAACGCTACACTGCTGCCAGTATCAAACCATCAGCGGTGTTCAGTTGTTAAATAAACTTTTATCTGTCACGAAGAGATCGAAACATCAGCGTAACcatgattgattttttttttccgtaagtATTGCAATTACATAGTACATGCACAATAGAATTCTGACATGTATAGAATGTATATATGGCAAGCTTTAAAATCACATCGAACTGCATCAATAAGACTCCCTGTCAACaaaatgtatacatatattAATAATACCTGCAACAAACCAGTAAAGCGGTGGATAAAACACGAGAAGCGAGGAGCACCGGAGAACCGTACCAACACGCGCCGCAGTCAACAGGATAGTGACTCATTTCCACCAACAAATAAACGGCACCGCCTATCCCGGATAGCGGATCGCTCGAGTTGGCACCATTCCCACAACCGTAAGGCTTACCACCTATTTCCAAGTTCAATATTTACCTTGATTTATCTTGGGGTTTCTATAGGATCTTGTACATTGGGGTACACTTGATCCCTTCAGAAACACTCCTGGGTAAATAGTTACAATGATATATACCTCCCAATCCCTACAACTCACCTACAGGCCATTGTTAATAGTTGCCAAGGGAACCTGCTGCTGCCACGACGACACATGTGTTTATCAACCATATTGCGATTGTCTTCTTTAAACACATGTTAGCTatcgtattaaaaaaaaaaaaacagcctcaAAATATAGACTGGATAGACATTATTTAAGTTTACTTTCGCCGTATTATTACACAACTTAAACGATTTTGACAATACATCGTCACAATATAAGTGATATGATAACATACATAAATTTTGACCAATGCTTTGATCATAAAACTATATACCGGTTTTATACTTTGCATGCTTAAATTTGGATACAGTTTATCTCGTTACTTATCATGTCTAATTTATTATGCATGTAAGCGAAACTGCGGTCATTGTCAGTG contains:
- the LOC135107268 gene encoding leukocyte elastase inhibitor A-like isoform X3; this translates as MSHYPVDCGACWYGSPVLLASRVLSTALLGLTGGTSVVVMIRGASGSHRSGGPSFPPYAHHEAVTSLAASQNRFTCDLYTKLAEKKSGNLFYSPFSIMTALGMTYAGAGGNTEQEMRSVMHLSDDKEVVHDAFMDVVSDMKTDAGDYELRTSNMAYVSNHLSLLSQYDKILKEKYQSTAKTVDFGASEEVRQEINTAVEKETNSRIKDLIPSGVLDSLTRMVLVNAVYFKGLWAKQFDKADTYDREFWTSNTENVKVPMMYKKSEFRIFFDKDLGATVLAMDYQGSRLSMVFVLPDKRDGLAEVESKLATTDLSELHRKLREVEVEVSFPRFKLEETLDLVDTLSEMGMKDLFDEQSADLSGISGNKNLFVSKVIHKSFLEVNEKGSEAAAATAGQCVWEAAASTAVARDTSP